A stretch of Orientia tsutsugamushi DNA encodes these proteins:
- a CDS encoding TraU family protein, which produces MPYTNASGRLICLCLKQGIPIPVPGIPVGFWEPVRLVDVTKSPMCMVSLGGLSLEALLKKAGLIA; this is translated from the coding sequence ATGCCATATACCAACGCTTCTGGTAGACTTATATGTCTTTGTCTAAAACAAGGAATTCCAATACCTGTACCTGGTATTCCGGTAGGATTTTGGGAACCAGTACGCCTTGTAGACGTTACAAAGTCACCAATGTGTATGGTAAGTCTTGGAGGTTTGTCATTGGAAGCGCTACTCAAAAAGGCAGGGCTGATTGCATGA